From the Kogia breviceps isolate mKogBre1 chromosome 3, mKogBre1 haplotype 1, whole genome shotgun sequence genome, one window contains:
- the CFL2 gene encoding cofilin-2 has protein sequence MASGVTVNDEVIKVFNDMKVRKSSTQEEIKKRKKAVLFCLSDDKRQIIVEEAKQILVGDIGDTVEDPYTSFVKLLPLNDCRYALYDATYETKESKKEDLVFIFWAPESAPLKSKMIYASSKDAIKKKFTGIKHEWQVNGLDDIKDRSTLGEKLGGNVVVSLEGKPL, from the exons gcTTCTGGAGTTACAGTGAATGATGAAGTCATCAAAGTTTTTAATGATATGAAAGTAAGGAAATCTTCTACGCAAGAGGagatcaaaaaaagaaagaaagcagttcTCTTCTGTTTAAGCGATGACAAAAGACAAATAATTGTAGAGGAAGCAAAGCAGATCTTGGTGGGTGACATTGGTGATACTGTAGAGGACCCCTACACATCTTTTGTGAAGTTGCTACCTCTGAATGATTGCCGATATGCTTTGTACGATGCCACATACGAAACAAAAGAGTCTAAGAAAGAAGACCTAGTATTTATATTCTG gGCTCCTGAAAGTGCACCTTTAAAAAGCAAGATGATTTATGCTAGCTCTAAAGatgccattaaaaagaaatttacag gtattAAACATGAGTGGCAAGTAAATGGCTTGGATGATATAAAGGACCGTTCAACACTTGGAGAGAAATTGGGAGGCAACGTAGTAGTTTCACTTGAAGGAAAACCCTTATAA